From Mauremys mutica isolate MM-2020 ecotype Southern chromosome 17, ASM2049712v1, whole genome shotgun sequence, one genomic window encodes:
- the LOC123352138 gene encoding protein S100-A5-like encodes MWTCAMETPLEKALATLVCTFHKYSGKEGDKMTLSKGELKELVKNELGLGERMKEGGIEQLMKSLDRNSDQEIDFKEYSVFLSTLCMAYNDFFRGQSK; translated from the exons ATGTGGACGTGCGCCATGGAAACACCTCTGGAAAAGGCCTTGGCAACCCTAGTCTGCACCTTCCACAAGTACTCGGGGAAGGAAGGTGACAAGATGACCCTGAGCAAGGGGGAACTGAAGGAGCTGGTGAAGAAcgagctgggcctgggggag AGGATGAAGGAGGGCGGCATTGAGCAGCTGATGAAAAGCCTAGACCGGAACAGCGACCAGGAAATCGACTTCAAGGAATACTCGGTTTTCCTGTCCACCTTGTGTATGGCCTACAACGACTTCTTCCGGGGACAGAGCAAGtag
- the LOC123352134 gene encoding protein S100-A4-like, with the protein MARPLERALDTMVSTFHKYSGKEGDKFKLNKAELKELVTKELPSYISKQTDEASFQRLMNNLDSNRDKEVDFQEYATFLACVAMMCNEDFQDFPDKMPRKM; encoded by the exons ATGGCCCGGCCCCTGGAGCGGGCTCTGGACACGATGGTCTCCACGTTCCACAAGTACTCTGGGAAGGAAGGCGATAAATTCAAACTCAACAAGGCTGAGCTCAAGGAGCTGGTCACGAAGGAGCTGCCCAGCTACATCAGC AAACAAACGGATGAAGCCAGCTTCCAACGGCTCATGAACAACCTGGACAGCAACCGGGACAAGGAAGTGGATTTCCAGGAGTACGCGACCTTCCTGGCCTGCGTCGCCATGATGTGCAATGAGGACTTCCAGGACTTCCCTGACAAGATGCCACGGAAGatgtga
- the LOC123352139 gene encoding protein S100-A2-like codes for MAAPQTLQQALAVLVCTFQRYSKREGDRFMLSRGELKELLEKELPSLGDVQVKEGAFEELLSILDANRDGEVDFQEYIRFVAVACTLCHEFFLDSPVVLPRAQ; via the exons ATGGCAGCTCCGCAGACCCTGCAGCAGGCGCTGGCTGTGCTGGTTTGCACTTTCCAGCGCTATTCCAAACGGGAAGGCGACAGATTCATGCTCAGCAGAGGGGAGCtgaaggagctgctggagaagGAGCTGCCCAGCCTGGGAGAT GTACAAGTGAAGGAAGGCGCCTTTGAGGAACTGCTGAGCATCCTGGACGCTAACAGAGACGGGGAAGTTGACTTCCAGGAGTACATTCGCTTCGTGGCGGTGGCGTGCACCTTATGCCACGAGTTTTTCTTGGACTCCCCTGTAGTTCTGCCACGTGCACAATAA